One genomic region from Nilaparvata lugens isolate BPH chromosome 3, ASM1435652v1, whole genome shotgun sequence encodes:
- the LOC111049239 gene encoding cuticle protein 18.7, whose protein sequence is MKFLVALCAVLAVACGKPAAVGYAYSAVAAPGYYPWAHPAAYSPLAYSAPVAAPTVYSAPVAAPAVYSAPVAAPIVAAPAVYSAPVAAPIKSQYHSQDELGQASYGHAEPGQTHNAVQDAAGNKVGSFSYVNADGKLVRTDYVADALGYRVASNDLPAAPAVVPTAPEDTPEVAAAKAAHLAEVAKASSRKRRAAVYPYSAYPYAAYPYAAYPYSAVYPHAYPTTHTVPVVTADGFLADTPEVAHAKAAHFAEHAAAHARGKRSATPVIAPAATTPYIAPYSAYPYSAYPYSAYPYSAYPYSAYPYSAYPYSAYPYSAFYKK, encoded by the exons ATGAAATTCCTG GTAGCATTGTGCGCTGTTTTGGCAGTGGCTTGTGGCAAGCCAGCAGCCGTCGGCTATGCCTACTCGGCAGTGGCCGCCCCCGGCTACTACCCATGGGCCCATCCAGCAGCCTACAGCCCACTCGCCTACTCTGCCCCAGTTGCCGCCCCCACTGTCTACTCTGCCCCAGTCGCCGCCCCCGCCGTCTACTCTGCCCCAGTCGCCGCCCCCATCGTAGCCGCCCCCGCCGTCTACTCTGCCCCAGTTGCCGCCCCCATCAAGAGCCAGTACCACTCTCAGGATGAGCTCGGTCAGGCTAGCTATGGACATGCTGAGCCCGGTCAGACTCACAACGCCGTTCAG GACGCCGCTGGCAACAAGGTTGGAAGCTTCAGCTACGTGAACGCCGATGGCAAGCTGGTGCGCACAGACTACGTGGCTGACGCCCTCGGCTACCGCGTCGCCTCCAACGACCTGCCAGCCGCCCCCGCAGTAGTGCCCACCGCCCCCGAGGACACCCCCGAAGTAGCCGCCGCCAAGGCCGCCCATCTCGCCGAGGTTGCCAAGGCCTCCAGCCGCAAGAGGCGTGCTGCCGTCTACCCCTACTCTGCCTACCCCTACGCTGCCTACCCCTACGCCGCTTACCCCTACTCGGCTGTCTACCCCCACGCCTACCCCACCACCCACACCGTGCCCGTAGTCACCGCCGACGGCTTCTTGGCTGACACCCCCGAGGTGGCACACGCCAAGGCTGCACACTTTGCTGAGCACGCCGCCGCCCATGCTCGTGGCAAGAGGAGCGCCACCCCCGTCATCGCCCCTGCCGCAACCACCCCCTACATTGCCCCCTACTCTGCTTATCCCTACTCTGCTTACCCCTACTCTGCCTACCCCTACTCTGCCTACCCCTACTCTGCCTACCCCTACTCTGCTTACCCCTACTCTGCCTACCCTTACTCTGCCTTCTACAAGAAGTGA
- the LOC120350714 gene encoding cuticle protein 18.7-like isoform X2 produces the protein MKFLVALCAVLAVACGKPAAVGYAYSAVAAPGYYPWAHPAAYSPLAYSAPVAAPVVAAPAVYSAPVAAPIKSQYHSQDELGQASYGHAEPGQTHNAVQDAAGNKVGSFSYVNADGKLVRTDYVADALGYRVASNDLPAAPAVVPAAPEDTPEVAAAKAAHLAEVAKASSRKRRAAVYPYSAYPYAAYPYAAYPYSTVYPHAYPTTHTVPVVTADGFLADTPEVAHAKAAHFAEHAAAHARGKRSATPVITPAATTPYIAPYSAYPYSAYPYSAYPYSAYPYSAYPYSAYPYSAYPYSAFYKK, from the exons ATGAAATTTCTG GTAGCATTGTGCGCAGTTTTGGCAGTGGCTTGTGGCAAGCCAGCAGCCGTCGGTTATGCCTACTCGGCAGTGGCCGCCCCCGGCTACTACCCATGGGCCCATCCAGCAGCCTACAGCCCACTCGCCTACTCTGCCCCAGTCGCCGCCCCCGTGGTTGCCGCTCCCGCTGTCTACTCTGCCCCA GTTGCCGCCCCCATCAAGAGCCAGTACCACTCTCAGGATGAGCTCGGACAGGCCAGCTATGGACATGCTGAGCCCGGTCAGACTCACAACGCCGTTCAG GACGCCGCTGGCAACAAGGTTGGAAGCTTCAGCTACGTGAACGCCGATGGCAAGCTGGTGCGCACAGACTACGTGGCTGACGCCCTCGGCTACCGCGTCGCCTCCAACGACCTGCCAGCCGCCCCCGCAGTAGTGCCCGCCGCCCCCGAGGACACCCCCGAAGTAGCCGCCGCCAAGGCCGCCCATCTCGCCGAGGTTGCCAAGGCCTCCAGCCGCAAGAGGCGTGCTGCCGTCTACCCCTACTCTGCTTACCCCTACGCTGCCTACCCCTACGCCGCTTACCCCTACTCGACTGTCTATCCCCACGCCTACCCCACCACCCACACCGTGCCCGTAGTCACCGCCGACGGCTTCCTGGCTGACACCCCCGAGGTGGCACACGCCAAGGCTGCACACTTTGCTGAGCACGCCGCCGCCCATGCTCGTGGCAAGAGGAGCGCCACCCCCGTCATCACCCCTGCCGCAACCACCCCCTACATTGCCCCCTACTCTGCTTACCCCTACTCTGCCTACCCCTACTCTGCCTACCCCTACTCTGCCTACCCCTACTCTGCCTACCCCTACTCTGCTTACCCCTACTCTGCTTACCCTTACTCTGCCTTCTACAAGAAGTGA
- the LOC120350714 gene encoding cuticle protein 18.7-like isoform X1, with protein sequence MKFLVALCAVLAVACGKPAAVGYAYSAVAAPGYYPWAHPAAYSPLAYSAPVAAPVVAAPAVYSAPVAAPVVAAPTVYSAPVAAPVVAAPAVYSAPVAAPVVAAPVVAAPIKSQYHSQDELGQASYGHAEPGQTHNAVQDAAGNKVGSFSYVNADGKLVRTDYVADALGYRVASNDLPAAPAVVPAAPEDTPEVAAAKAAHLAEVAKASSRKRRAAVYPYSAYPYAAYPYAAYPYSTVYPHAYPTTHTVPVVTADGFLADTPEVAHAKAAHFAEHAAAHARGKRSATPVITPAATTPYIAPYSAYPYSAYPYSAYPYSAYPYSAYPYSAYPYSAYPYSAFYKK encoded by the exons ATGAAATTTCTG GTAGCATTGTGCGCAGTTTTGGCAGTGGCTTGTGGCAAGCCAGCAGCCGTCGGTTATGCCTACTCGGCAGTGGCCGCCCCCGGCTACTACCCATGGGCCCATCCAGCAGCCTACAGCCCACTCGCCTACTCTGCCCCAGTCGCCGCCCCCGTGGTTGCCGCTCCCGCTGTCTACTCTGCCCCAGTTGCCGCCCCCGTTGTAGCTGCCCCAACCGTGTACTCTGCCCCAGTTGCCGCCCCCGTGGTTGCCGCTCCCGCTGTCTACTCTGCCCCAGTCGCCGCCCCCGTAGTTGCCGCCCCCGTGGTTGCCGCCCCCATCAAGAGCCAGTACCACTCTCAGGATGAGCTCGGACAGGCCAGCTATGGACATGCTGAGCCCGGTCAGACTCACAACGCCGTTCAG GACGCCGCTGGCAACAAGGTTGGAAGCTTCAGCTACGTGAACGCCGATGGCAAGCTGGTGCGCACAGACTACGTGGCTGACGCCCTCGGCTACCGCGTCGCCTCCAACGACCTGCCAGCCGCCCCCGCAGTAGTGCCCGCCGCCCCCGAGGACACCCCCGAAGTAGCCGCCGCCAAGGCCGCCCATCTCGCCGAGGTTGCCAAGGCCTCCAGCCGCAAGAGGCGTGCTGCCGTCTACCCCTACTCTGCTTACCCCTACGCTGCCTACCCCTACGCCGCTTACCCCTACTCGACTGTCTATCCCCACGCCTACCCCACCACCCACACCGTGCCCGTAGTCACCGCCGACGGCTTCCTGGCTGACACCCCCGAGGTGGCACACGCCAAGGCTGCACACTTTGCTGAGCACGCCGCCGCCCATGCTCGTGGCAAGAGGAGCGCCACCCCCGTCATCACCCCTGCCGCAACCACCCCCTACATTGCCCCCTACTCTGCTTACCCCTACTCTGCCTACCCCTACTCTGCCTACCCCTACTCTGCCTACCCCTACTCTGCCTACCCCTACTCTGCTTACCCCTACTCTGCTTACCCTTACTCTGCCTTCTACAAGAAGTGA
- the LOC111059779 gene encoding cuticle protein 16.5 has protein sequence MKVLIALCAVVACAVAGAVPVYPYAAAGVYPYTAGVYPYSAYPYSAYPYSAYSHGAYPYAAPWAYKSYALPVVTPSGYLADTPEVAAAKVAHFAEHAAAHARGKRSVTPVITPAATTPLLAATAPVLSYAAAPAVYPYSAYAAHYAPSIYSAAPAVYGAHLAAPAVYSAPVVPAVAPAVRAATLTTIVNTPGHAVSYRVD, from the exons ATGAAGGTCTTG ATTGCTTTGTGCGCCGTAGTGGCTTGCGCCGTGGCTGGTGCTGTGCCGGTCTACCCCTACGCCGCTGCCGGAGTCTACCCATACACGGCTGGAGTCTATCCCTACTCGGCCTACCCCTACTCTGCCTACCCTTACTCGGCCTACTCGCACGGAGCCTACCCCTATGCCGCCCCCTGGGCCTACAAGTCCTACGCTCTTCCCGTCGTCACCCCATCCGGATACTTGGCTGACACCCCCGAGGTGGCCGCCGCCAAGGTAGCCCACTTCGCCGAGCACGCCGCCGCCCACGCCCGTGGCAAGAGGTCGGTCACCCCCGTCATCACCCCTGCCGCCACCACCCCCCTGCTCGCCGCCACCGCTCCCGTCCTCTCCTACGCTGCCGCCCCCGCCGTCTACCCCTACTCCGCCTACGCCGCTCACTACGCTCCATCCATCTACAGCGCCGCCCCCGCCGTCTATGGCGCTCACCTCGCCGCCCCCGCTGTCTACTCGGCCCCCGTCGTGCCTGCCGTCGCACCCGCCGTCCGCGCCGCTACCCTCACCACCATCGTCAACACCCCCGGACACGCCGTCTCCTACAGAGTCGACTAG